The stretch of DNA TTTTCAATCCATAGAGCAAATAATTGGCCAAACCTGTACTTATTCTTTTATCCTTTTACAAAGGAGGTGAAAATATGGCTAGTCTATCCCCTTTAAGATACCCTGGTGGAAAAGATAAAACTTCTAATTACATAAAACATTTAGTTGTTAAAAATAATATTTCTACTTACATTGAACCATTTGCCGGTGGAGCAGCTGTAGCACTTCGCTTGTTATTAAATAATGATGTAAAAAAAATCATTATTAATGATTTTGATAGAAGTATTTATGCACTTTGGAATACGATATTAACGAATTCAGAAGCGTTAATATCTTTAATTAATAATACTGAGATTACTATTGAAGAATGGCACCTTCAAAAAGAAATACAAGTAAATAAAGAAACATCAGATGAACTTTCACTAGCATTCTCCACCCTCTTTTTAAATCGGACGAATCGTTCTGGAATCATTAAAGCTGGGGTAATTGGTGGAAAACATCAAAATGGACAATATAAGTTAGACTGCAGATTTAACAAACAAGATATCATTAAGCGGATTAGAACTATTGCATCAAAAGCTGACTGTATTGAGGTTCACA from Bacillus xiapuensis encodes:
- a CDS encoding DNA adenine methylase → MASLSPLRYPGGKDKTSNYIKHLVVKNNISTYIEPFAGGAAVALRLLLNNDVKKIIINDFDRSIYALWNTILTNSEALISLINNTEITIEEWHLQKEIQVNKETSDELSLAFSTLFLNRTNRSGIIKAGVIGGKHQNGQYKLDCRFNKQDIIKRIRTIASKADCIEVHNMDAKDFITDVIKHTRKSLTFFDPPYYNKGPELYTNFYSHKDHVELAKVIKKQMPNRYWILTYDIAEQIEQLYKRFEHHEYYLNYSIAKPSKGKEFIFFSRKMNIGQIDNYLKIV